In one Pseudomonas sp. Bout1 genomic region, the following are encoded:
- a CDS encoding heavy metal response regulator transcription factor — protein sequence MRILVIEDELKTAEYLHQGLTESGYIVDCASTGADGLHLARQQAYDLVILDVNLPEIDGWDVLENIRQTSSTRVMMLTARGRLADKIKGLDLGADDYLVKPFEFPELLARVRTLMRRSEHIPVPEVLKVADLELDQGRHRAFRGKQRIDLTTKEFALLHLLMRQSGEVLSRTQIISLVWDMNFDCDTNVVEVSIRRLRAKIDDPFETKLIHTLRGVGYVLEARK from the coding sequence ATGCGAATCCTTGTGATAGAGGACGAGCTGAAGACTGCTGAGTACTTACATCAAGGCCTGACTGAAAGTGGCTATATTGTAGACTGCGCATCGACCGGGGCTGATGGACTCCATCTAGCACGTCAGCAAGCTTATGATCTGGTAATACTAGACGTAAATCTACCTGAAATTGACGGTTGGGACGTTCTTGAAAATATTCGGCAGACTAGTAGCACTCGGGTAATGATGCTGACTGCAAGAGGGCGTCTGGCAGACAAAATCAAAGGATTGGATTTGGGAGCCGATGATTACCTGGTCAAGCCATTTGAATTCCCTGAGTTGCTTGCAAGAGTACGCACTTTAATGCGTCGCAGCGAACATATTCCAGTTCCAGAGGTATTAAAAGTCGCTGACCTTGAACTTGATCAAGGCAGACATCGCGCATTTCGCGGAAAGCAACGCATAGATCTGACGACAAAGGAGTTCGCGCTGCTTCATCTGTTGATGCGTCAATCAGGAGAGGTGTTATCTCGCACTCAAATTATCTCTTTAGTGTGGGATATGAACTTTGACTGCGACACAAACGTTGTCGAAGTTTCGATACGAAGATTGAGAGCAAAAATAGATGATCCATTTGAAACAAAATTAATACATACCCTTCGTGGCGTAGGCTATGTATTGGAGGCGAGGAAATGA
- a CDS encoding heavy metal sensor histidine kinase, whose translation MKPVSLSMRLGLTVSIMGAVLVVLLAILAFLALTHELDSRAKNSLEKKMSQIEHSLLMDISTRDMSLKPHVLLDQVLGHDNLNLTIFDDDNMSEPLLSFGADIPEVSTNQAGTAASNKLSYYSPAEESGIHILTASKLMKLKDGEFVSVLLSIDRSNDETLLSAYLSSTIVAVPLLLILIGISAWAIVQRGLSPLREFRKVAAMVSAQDLSHRLSVVKMPQELSELAHGINFMLHRLDGGVQQLSQFSDDLAHELRSPITNLMGKAQVTLSRERPAKEYKAVLESCTEELGRVTRIVSDMLFLAQVSHPAALVPFESILLEDEALKVIDLFSLSAEEKSVGITVSGWGKVLGDRLMIQRAISNLLSNAIRHCPAGQSIAIAIETQSEKVSLSISNPGVGIEHQHLFHIFDRFYRVDNSRSRAEGGTGLGLAIVRSIMSLHQGMAEVQSMPGHLTVFQLTFPKYNAQSNLKAQKQK comes from the coding sequence ATGAAACCGGTCAGCCTATCGATGCGGCTGGGGTTGACAGTTAGCATTATGGGAGCGGTACTAGTAGTGCTTTTAGCGATACTAGCTTTTTTAGCGCTTACTCACGAACTTGATTCGCGCGCAAAAAATAGCTTAGAGAAGAAGATGAGTCAGATTGAGCACAGTCTACTGATGGATATTAGTACCCGCGACATGAGTTTAAAACCACACGTGCTATTAGATCAAGTGCTGGGACACGACAATCTTAACCTGACCATCTTTGATGATGACAACATGAGTGAACCTCTGCTGAGTTTTGGAGCAGATATACCTGAAGTATCTACGAATCAAGCCGGAACAGCCGCCAGTAATAAGCTGTCGTACTATTCCCCAGCCGAAGAGTCCGGAATCCACATCCTCACCGCCTCTAAGCTCATGAAATTAAAGGATGGTGAGTTCGTATCGGTCCTACTGTCTATTGATCGCTCGAATGATGAAACGCTATTGAGCGCCTACCTGAGTTCGACCATTGTAGCGGTTCCACTGTTGCTGATTCTGATTGGTATCAGCGCCTGGGCTATTGTGCAACGTGGCTTATCCCCCCTTCGGGAATTCCGGAAAGTTGCAGCAATGGTGTCGGCCCAGGATTTAAGTCATCGACTCTCAGTTGTCAAGATGCCCCAAGAACTCAGTGAGCTTGCTCACGGTATAAACTTCATGCTGCACCGTCTTGACGGCGGAGTTCAACAACTATCGCAATTCTCTGATGACTTGGCGCATGAGCTGCGGTCACCGATTACGAACCTTATGGGGAAAGCTCAGGTAACACTTTCTCGAGAACGCCCGGCAAAAGAGTACAAGGCTGTTTTAGAGTCATGCACCGAGGAACTAGGACGAGTCACCAGAATTGTTTCAGACATGCTTTTCTTGGCCCAAGTTAGTCATCCGGCCGCACTCGTGCCGTTTGAAAGCATTTTACTAGAGGATGAAGCCCTAAAAGTCATCGACCTTTTTTCGCTATCGGCTGAGGAAAAGAGCGTTGGTATAACTGTCAGCGGATGGGGTAAAGTTTTAGGTGATCGGCTCATGATTCAACGGGCTATTTCCAATCTTTTATCAAATGCCATTCGTCACTGCCCAGCAGGGCAGTCCATTGCTATAGCGATTGAAACGCAATCTGAAAAAGTCTCCCTATCAATAAGCAATCCTGGGGTAGGAATTGAGCACCAGCACTTGTTTCACATTTTCGATCGCTTCTATCGTGTGGATAACAGTCGCTCACGAGCTGAAGGTGGTACTGGATTAGGGTTGGCCATTGTCCGATCCATCATGAGCCTGCACCAGGGAATGGCAGAGGTCCAAAGTATGCCGGGCCATCTGACAGTTTTTCAACTTACATTTCCAAAATATAATGCACAAAGCAACTTAAAAGCCCAAAAACAAAAGTAG